The following proteins are encoded in a genomic region of Ictalurus furcatus strain D&B chromosome 6, Billie_1.0, whole genome shotgun sequence:
- the LOC128608386 gene encoding secretin receptor: MKRSEFHKAAVAALLTFCTHVKSIPLECDPEYLWFQEETNCNNIIHQDNFTHTNSTGCSGLWDDVNCWPHAEVGDVISKQCPMFLRVKGTVRRNCTENGWSDPVPPYMLACGSMNGIVHPPSNMMLASHEYFMWVKIMYTVGYSISVISLTIAFMLLCVFRKLHCTRNFIHMQLFLSFILRAVFIFIRDAALHNSQDYYHCESHPLGCKVALIFSNYGILANYSWLLVEGHYLHSLIHLCLHSPRKRLHWYISFGWGTPMLIIIVWSVAKYLQEDEGCWETRSRGWIWWILRVPVILFITVNLLFFLRIIQTIISKMRAPDMIGNEFKQHKKLAKSTLLLVSLFGVQYALFTFFPDGINILTFQIWNTIELALASTQGFVVALLYCFLNGEVQHEITRRWRRWRLKQRVHGDTRLHHGSLSQSGIPLTQISLLARVNNIS, from the exons ATGAAGCGCTCGGAGTTCCACAAAGCTGCAGTTGCGGCTCTCCTCACTTTCTGTACACAC GTAAAATCCATCCCTTTAGAGTGTGATCCAGAGTACCTGTGGTTTCAGGAGGAGACGAATTGCAACAACATCATCCACCAAGACAACtttacacacactaactctaCAG GCTGCAGTGGATTATGGGATGATGTGAACTGTTGGCCTCATGCAGAGGTTGGAGATGTGATCTCTAAACAGTGCCCCATGTTCCTCAGGGTCAAAG GAACTGTAAGGAGAAATTGTACAGAGAATGGGTGGTCTGATCCAGTCCCACCATACATGCTGGCCTGCGGATCCATGAATGGCATAGTACACCCTCCCTCAAACATG aTGCTGGCATCACATGAGTACTTCATGTGGGTAAAGATCATGTACACAGTGGGGTACAGCATCTCAGTGATCTCCCTCACCATTGCTTtcatgctgctgtgtgtgttcag AAAGCTCCACTGCACTCGGAATTTCATCCACATGCAGCTCTTTCTGTCCTTCATTTTGCGggctgttttcattttcatcagaGATGCAGCATTACACAACTCACAGGATTATTACCACTGTGAATCCCACccg CTTGGCTGTAAGGTCGCACTGATTTTCTCTAACTATGGCATACTGGCTAATTATAGCTGGCTGCTGGTGGAGGGTCATTACTTGCACAGCCTCATCCACCTGTGCCTACATTCACCAAGAAAACGCCTGCACTGGTACATCAGCTTTGGCTGGG GCACTCCTATGCTCATCATCATCGTGTGGAGTGTCGCCAAATATCTGCAGGAGGACGAGGG GTGTTGGGAGACAAGAAGCAGAGGCTGGATCTGGTGGATTCTGAGAGTTCCTGTGATCCTGTTCATTACA GTGAACCTCCTGTTTTTCCTGAGAATCATACAAACAATAATAAGCAAGATGAGAGCTCCTGACATGATTGGAAATGAGTTTAAACAGCACAA GAAGCTGGCCAAGTCCACACTGCTGCTAGTGTCACTGTTTGGTGTGCAGTATGCCCTCTTCACATTTTTCCCTGATGGAATCAACATCCTCACCTTCCAGATTTGGAACACCATCGAGCTCGCCCTGGCCTCCACACAG GGCTTCGTAGTAGCACTTCTATACTGCTTCCTGAATGGAGAG GTTCAGCATGAGATTACGCGGCGCTGGCGACGGTGGCGTCTAAAGCAGCGTGTCCATGGTGACACCAGGTTGCACCATGGTTCCCTTAGCCAAAGTGGCATACCACTCACACAGATCTCTCTCTTAGCCAGAGTTAATAACATATCCTAA
- the tmem37 gene encoding voltage-dependent calcium channel gamma-like subunit, with protein sequence MSLDWGRKRREHANSMHTRRRCDKCDVTKERTTRIGSEALAPAAQEKSHPFFLEVLCRTLIILCMALSIVLSSMAVCDGYWLLTEQRMFGLWFFCEVDTENSGAPPNCSRHIGEEIGQLLEHGLWLCRCVASVAVVSAIFGLELLVLSQVTEGQASRQRWHLGAWLVLLAAVLAAAGVMMFVFLLWDYATPLAFTLTFWCQFNATFLFFLNGMAAWHIPNMAYFLPSSGDLGKP encoded by the exons atgtctttggattgggggaggaaacgaagagaacatgcaaactcaatgCACACAaggcggag atgtgacaaatgtgacgtgacgaaagaaagaacgactcggatcgggagtgag GCCTTGGCTCCTGCTGCCCAGGAGAAGTCTCATCCTTTTTTCCTGGAAGTGTTGTGTCGCACTCTTATCATCCTGTGTATGGCTCTCTCCATCGTCCTTTCCTCCATGGCAGTGTGTGATGGATACTGGCTGCTGACCGAGCAGCGCATGTTTGGCCTCTGGTTCTTCTGTGAGGTGGACACAGAGAACTCTGGTGCACCCCCTAACTGCAGCAGGCATATTGGAGAGGAAATAGGCCAGCTCCTGGAGCATGGACTTTGGCTGTGTCGCTGTGTTGCCTCTGTGGCTGTGGTGAGTGCCATCTTTGGCCTGGAGCTGCTGGTATTATCACAGGTCACCGAGGGACAGGCATCTAGGCAGCGGTGGCATCTAGGGGCATGGCTTGTCCTGCTGGCTGCAGTATTGGCTGCTGCAGGGGTCATGATGTTTGTGTTCCTATTATGGGATTATGCTACACCTCTAGCGTTCACACTCACCTTCTGGTGCCAGTTCAATGCaaccttcctcttcttcctcaatGGCATGGCAGCATGGCATATTCCGAATATGGCATATTTTCTGCCCTCCAGTGGTGATCTGGGGAAACCGTAG